Within Epilithonimonas zeae, the genomic segment TCCTCAAAAAACATATCGAAAGCTCTTAATATTAATCTTGAAAAATTCAAAAAGGTAGTTCAGAATCAGAAAAACAGCTTCGAAGGAATTTGGAAAGATGACAGTTATGAGATTGGAATCAAAAGACTAAATGAAAAAGAATCTGTTGGCTTCATCATAAAAGCAGACCCAAAATTTTGGAAACCAAATGAAGTAAAATTCAGATTATTCGTAGACGGAACTTATGAATATTATATGCAAGACCATTCCTCGCAAAAAGGGACTTACAAAATGATAGACAATAGTCTTTTGTATTTTGACGATATCAGGTCTGCATTTACAAAAAGCTTTCCTCAATCTGTTCTAAATGAAGAAGAGATTGAAGATAGGATTAATGAAATCAATGGTTTTTACATCAAAAAACTGACTCCCAAAAGCACAATCATCAAAATGCAGTATTTCAGTTATATGTTTGTAAATACGATTGAAAAAATGATTGAAAAGAATAAAAATTTATTGGAAAATTCGGAATTTTTAATCATTGATGTGAGAGATAATGGTGGCGGAACAGATAATGCTTATCAGAAAATTCTGCCTTATCTGGTAACTAATTCTATCCGAAATGTTGGTGTAGAATATCTTGCTTCTCCAACTTTGATTAGTACAACAGAAAATTATATGCAAGGTCTAAAAAAAGATTCCATAAAAAACAAAAGTGAAATCATTGACTTGGAAAAGAGAATCGAAATCCTAAAAGCTAATCGTGGAAAATATGTAAATTATAATCAAAACAAAGCCAATATAAGTTCGATTTCTCCTGCTGTTAAAAGTCCTTCTCAAATTGTCGTTTTAGCTAATAATCATACAGGAAGTGCCGCCGAAAATTTTCTTTTAAATGCGAAACAAAGTAAAAAAGTTAAACTTTTGGGCATTCCCTCTTCAGGAGTCTTAGATTATGCAAACGCAATGTTTTTTGATTATGGTTGCAATAATTACAAACTTCTGATGCCGACTTATCGTTCGTTCAGGTTACCCAATTATCCTATTGACAATATTGGAGTTCAGCCTGATGTTTATCTTGATGAAAGCGTTGAAGATTGGGTAAAGTTTGCAGTTGATTATTTGGAAAATTAAAACAAAGTCAATTGCTGAGAAAACTGATTCTGAAATTTTGACTGACTTCCGCCGATAATTAATTTTCTCAAATTCAAATCAGTTAAGTGTTTCAGAAATGGATTTCCATATGTAAAATCAATAAAATATTTAGCACGGTTGACCGCTGCTCCGAGTTTTTTAAGGTGGTCAATTGTCAAAACCTGAAATTGTCTTGCGCTTAAAATTTTCTGTGCTGTTTTCACACCAATTCCCGGAATTCTGAGAATCATTTTATAATCTGCGGTTTGAAGATTAACAGGAAATTGGTCGAGATGCCGCAACGCCCAGCTTAATTTTGGATCAACTTCCAAATCTAAAAAAGGCATATTGAAATCTAAAATTTCATCCGCTTTAAATCCATAGAACCGCATCAGCCAATCTGATTGATACAAACGGTTTTCTCTCAAAACAGGAACTTCGGCCGTAATAGCAGGTAAGCGATTGTCGACAGTCACAGGAATATAACCTGAGTAATAAACCCGTTTCATTCCGTAGTTTTTATAAAAATGATCAGCCACTTTGATGATTTGTAAGTCATTTTCGTTGGTTGCGCCCACAATCATTTGAGTTGATTGCCCGGCTGGAGCAAATTTCGGCGTGCTTCTGATGATCTTCTTTTCATCTTTATATTGCTGAATTCCTTTCTGAACAATCCGCATCGGCTGAAGCATATCTTCACGATTTTTATCAGGAGCCAATAATTTCAATCCAGATTCTGTCGGGATTTCAAGATTCACTGATAATCGGTCAGCGTAAAGTGCAGCTTCATTCATCAAATCGTCACTCGCTCCGGGAATTGATTTTAAATGAATATAACCATTGAAATTATGTTCAGTTCTCAGCTTTTTTGCCACCCGAACCAGGCGTTCCATTGTCGTGTCCGCATCTTTGAAAATTCCGGAACTCAGAAATAAGCCCTCAATATAATTTCGTCTGTAAAAACTGATGGTCAAATCAACCACTTCCTCAACTGTGAAAGCAGCACGTTTGATGTCATTTGATTTTCTGGAAACACAATAGATGCAATCGTAAATGCAATGATTGGTCAGAAGAATTTTAAGAAGTGAGACACATCGTCCGTCTTCCGTATAAGTATGACAAATTCCGCTTGCTGAGCTGTCGCCCAAGCCACCATTGTTTTTTCGTTTTCCGCCGCTGGAAGAACACGAAACGTCATACTTAGCAGCATCTGCAAGTATTTCGAGTTTTTCTTTGATGCGGTCGAAATTCATTTTTTGAAGATTTATTTTTTGAATGGAATTAATTCAGAAATTAATGTCAAAAATAATTCCATAATGATAAAAGTCAATCGATATATACGTTAAGTTATTAACAAAATGTGTTAAAATTTATATCTTTACCAATATAATTTTTGATATGCAACATCAACCTGTTGAAGGGTTTTCAAAACTTTCCAAACAAAGAAAAATCGACTGGCTTATTTCAGAATATCTAAGTAATGACAGAAGTTACGAGCAGATTTTACAACAATATTGGAATAATGACGACAACTTGCAAAAACTTCACGAAGAGTTCTCGGAAAATACAATTTCCAATTTTTATATGCCTTATGGAATTGCTCCTAATTTCCTGATTGACGGAAAACTTCTGGCGCTTCCAATGGCTGTGGAAGAAAGCTCGGTTGTTGCCGCTGCTTCCAAAGCTGCAAAGTTCTGGCTGGATAAAGGCGGTTTCAAAACGACGATTATCAACACAGAAAAATTGGGTCACACCCATTTTGTTCTGAATGTTGAGCCTCATAAACTGTTGCATTTTTTCAATTTTAAATTAAAGAAAAAATTGCTTGAAGCGACCGAAGATATCACTGCCAATATGAGAAAAAGAGGCGGTGGAATCTTGGATATCAAACTGATTGATAAAACTTCTGAACTGGAAAATTATTTCCAGCTGAAAGCGAGTTTTGACACAGTAGATTCGATGGGAGCTAATTTTATTAATTCTTGTCTGGAACAGTTCGGTAAAACTTTGAAAGAAGAAGTTGCGAACGAAGCAGAATTCTCTCAGGAAGAAAAAGACTCGCTTCAGATTGTAATGAACATCCTTTCCAATTACACGCCGGATTGTGTTGTGAGAGCCGAAGTTTCCTGTAAAATTGAGGATTTGAAAGATGATAGTGGCATCTCGAACGAGGAATTTGCCTGGAAGTTTAAACGTGCGGTGACAATTGCAGAAATCGAGCCTTACAGAGCAACGACTCACAACAAAGGAATTATGAACGGTGTTGATGCAGTCGTTATCGCAACTGGGAATGATTTCCGTGCAACAGAAGCTTGCGCTCACGCTTATGCAGCAAGAAACGGAAAATATTCTTCATTAACACATTGTACAACCGATAATGGGATTTTCAGATTTTGGATTGACTTACCGATTTCTGTTGGTGTTGTCGGCGGTTTGACCAATCTTCATCCTTTGGTTAAATTTTCTTTGGCTTTGTTAGGTAAACCTTCTGCTCAGGAATTGATGAGTATTTTGGCGGTTTCGGGACTGGCTCAGAATTTTGGTGCGCTTCGTTCTTTGGTAACGACAGGCATCCAGAAAGGTCATATGAAAATGCACCTTTTCAATATCCTAAATCAGTTTGGAGCAACAGAAGAAGAGAAACAGCATTTTGTGACTTACTTCAAAGATAAAACGGTGAGTCATCACGAGGTGATTTCGGAATTGGAAAAATTGAGAAATAAATAGAACTATGTTTGGAATTGCACTTTCAGCTTTTATGCTGGTTTTTGGAATATTTCTAAAGTTTACAAAAAACTCAGGTTTTGCTAGTTCCAAAAGATTTGCTTGGCTTTTTATTATCTTAGGAATCGTTACGCTGGTTGGAAGAATTATTATTTTAAATCAAAAAGGAGAATTATAATTATTTATATTTTTATACGTAAATTTGTAAATGATTTACAAAAATTAAATTAAAAATGATAATTAATTTCAGTGTAGAAAATTTTGGTTCTATAAAAGAAAAGCAAACTTTATCTTTTTTAGCTAACAAATCTGACCATTTGAAAGATTACTATATTATTGAGCCAATCAAAGATTTGCGCCTTAATAAATTGGCTTTGATTTATGGTGCAAATGCTTCTGGGAAAACTACAATTTTAAAAGCATTAGATTTCTTACGAAAAATTTGCACTGAACCTTTTGATAAGAAGACGGAAAGATTTGATTTTGAACCTTTCTTGTTTGATGAAAATACACCTGAACAAAATACAAAATTTGAAGTAGAGTTTATAGAAAATAAAATTCGCTATTTTTATGAAGTTGAGTTAAATAAAAACTACATTGTAAAAGAAAAACTTATTAACCATAACCCTGGTAAAGCTGTAGTTTTTGAAAGAACAACTGATGAAAAAAAAGAATTAACTTCAATTAAATTTGGAAGTAAAATTCCAAAAAGAAAATCTTTGGAGGATAATCTTGAAATATTTACCCTATGGAATAATACAGTTTTAGGCGGTTCTTTAAAAGCTAACATAGACAATGATAACATCAAAAATCTAGCTAATTTTTTTTCAAGATTATCAATGTTGGTTACTTCATCAAGTAAATTAGAAGCCTTAACTTCTAATCTTATTAATAGTAATCTTATCAAAAAAAATAAATTTTTAAAGCTTCTTGCAAAAGCGGATTTTAATATACTAGATTTAAAAATT encodes:
- a CDS encoding S41 family peptidase produces the protein MKIKVFLFFTLSLFFGFANAQNKCNCTETLQKIISKIETEYPGFDVKTKDKLLYNNVKENALKSSAESKTDDNCLEILKNYTGFFKDRHIWVLPNGNSAPQIANHISSKNISKALNINLEKFKKVVQNQKNSFEGIWKDDSYEIGIKRLNEKESVGFIIKADPKFWKPNEVKFRLFVDGTYEYYMQDHSSQKGTYKMIDNSLLYFDDIRSAFTKSFPQSVLNEEEIEDRINEINGFYIKKLTPKSTIIKMQYFSYMFVNTIEKMIEKNKNLLENSEFLIIDVRDNGGGTDNAYQKILPYLVTNSIRNVGVEYLASPTLISTTENYMQGLKKDSIKNKSEIIDLEKRIEILKANRGKYVNYNQNKANISSISPAVKSPSQIVVLANNHTGSAAENFLLNAKQSKKVKLLGIPSSGVLDYANAMFFDYGCNNYKLLMPTYRSFRLPNYPIDNIGVQPDVYLDESVEDWVKFAVDYLEN
- a CDS encoding AAA family ATPase, translating into MIINFSVENFGSIKEKQTLSFLANKSDHLKDYYIIEPIKDLRLNKLALIYGANASGKTTILKALDFLRKICTEPFDKKTERFDFEPFLFDENTPEQNTKFEVEFIENKIRYFYEVELNKNYIVKEKLINHNPGKAVVFERTTDEKKELTSIKFGSKIPKRKSLEDNLEIFTLWNNTVLGGSLKANIDNDNIKNLANFFSRLSMLVTSSSKLEALTSNLINSNLIKKNKFLKLLAKADFNILDLKIEDTKKENLFDKFKVDFTHKVSNKNYELSLNYESQGTQRYYSVLTYLYMLLKYNNYVMIDELESSLHPDLFNHFLLTYLVNGKKESQLIATTHNREILNNRDLFRDDAIWFTDKNEDSATELYSLADFDSSVVRDTSNVLNAYKSGKLGGVPNLGDYYIDLEDEE
- a CDS encoding putative DNA modification/repair radical SAM protein, with the translated sequence MNFDRIKEKLEILADAAKYDVSCSSSGGKRKNNGGLGDSSASGICHTYTEDGRCVSLLKILLTNHCIYDCIYCVSRKSNDIKRAAFTVEEVVDLTISFYRRNYIEGLFLSSGIFKDADTTMERLVRVAKKLRTEHNFNGYIHLKSIPGASDDLMNEAALYADRLSVNLEIPTESGLKLLAPDKNREDMLQPMRIVQKGIQQYKDEKKIIRSTPKFAPAGQSTQMIVGATNENDLQIIKVADHFYKNYGMKRVYYSGYIPVTVDNRLPAITAEVPVLRENRLYQSDWLMRFYGFKADEILDFNMPFLDLEVDPKLSWALRHLDQFPVNLQTADYKMILRIPGIGVKTAQKILSARQFQVLTIDHLKKLGAAVNRAKYFIDFTYGNPFLKHLTDLNLRKLIIGGSQSKFQNQFSQQLTLF
- a CDS encoding hydroxymethylglutaryl-CoA reductase, degradative, whose amino-acid sequence is MQHQPVEGFSKLSKQRKIDWLISEYLSNDRSYEQILQQYWNNDDNLQKLHEEFSENTISNFYMPYGIAPNFLIDGKLLALPMAVEESSVVAAASKAAKFWLDKGGFKTTIINTEKLGHTHFVLNVEPHKLLHFFNFKLKKKLLEATEDITANMRKRGGGILDIKLIDKTSELENYFQLKASFDTVDSMGANFINSCLEQFGKTLKEEVANEAEFSQEEKDSLQIVMNILSNYTPDCVVRAEVSCKIEDLKDDSGISNEEFAWKFKRAVTIAEIEPYRATTHNKGIMNGVDAVVIATGNDFRATEACAHAYAARNGKYSSLTHCTTDNGIFRFWIDLPISVGVVGGLTNLHPLVKFSLALLGKPSAQELMSILAVSGLAQNFGALRSLVTTGIQKGHMKMHLFNILNQFGATEEEKQHFVTYFKDKTVSHHEVISELEKLRNK